A window of Nocardia arthritidis genomic DNA:
TATCCGCTACGGCTGGGGGCTGCGGTCGTTTATCCAGGACGCCGATGGTGTCGATGCGGTCATCGGCTGCTCGGCGACCGGGCGGACCCGCCGGGTCCGCGCGCAGTATCTGGCGGGTTGTGACGGCGCGGGAAGCGTTGTGCGTCGCGAACTCGGTATCGGGCTCGATGACATCGAGCTGCGTCTGCTCGCGGTGCGCGAGCTCGGGCTGCGGCATCTGGTGCCCGCGGCGATCCGCGCGTTCGTCGGCGAGCGGAAGCCACCGATGGACGGACGGGTATATCTGATTCATTTCACCTCACCGGACAGAGCTCTGCTCGAGCGATTCGGCCAGGTCTGGCGCACCCAGTCGCCGGAGGGTTGGACACTGATCTCACAGAACGACCGCGACACCTGGACGCTGCACACCCCGATCGGTGCCGGTGTGAACGCCGAGGGGATCGATCCCGAGCAGTTCTTGTTCGCGCGGCTGGGTATGCGGTTCGACTGCAGGATAATCCTGGCCAACGCGTGGCGGCCGCGGTTGTCGCTGGCCGATAGTTACGGGCGCGGGCGGGTGTGGCTGGCCGGTGACGCCGCGCACCAGGTGGTGCCCGCCGGCGGGTATGGCATGAACACCGGTGTCGGTGATGCAGCAGGTTTGGGTTGGGCGCTGGCCGCGGTCCTACAGGGCTGGGGTGGCCGGGATCTGTTGCCGGCCTACGGGATCGAGCGTCGTGCGGTCGCGATACGTAATCGGAAGGCATCGGCGCGGCACACCCTGGTGCGGCTGGCGATCGGAACCGCGTACCGCCGGGCGGTTCACGATCAGGGCTGGTCCGGTGACCGGTCCCGCCACCGCCTCGGCCGCGAGATCCTCGACCTGGGCAACCTCGAAAACGAGGCAGACGGTATCGAATTCGGCTATCGCTACGACAGCTCGCCGATCATCTGCACCGAACCGCAACCACCCACCGTAGACCTTCCGCACCGCTACACCCCCGGCACACGGCCGGGGGCGCGGCCACCGAGTGTGTTCCTGCCCGACGGCACGGCGCTGTTCGACATGTTCGGGCTGGGTTTCACCCTGCTGCGATTCAACGACAACCTGGATGTGCGGGCTTGGGTGACCGCGGCCGC
This region includes:
- a CDS encoding FAD-dependent monooxygenase, which translates into the protein MSTVTTDIEQVPVLIAGGGPVGLVLALTLARHGVAAMLVERNPSTTTHPKMDITNGRSMELFRQLGVADEIREVAVPEDHSFDVSWVTKLSGWELARFRYPTVAERRALIRERNDGTMALEPPMRASQALLEPALKAILQTRAGIDIRYGWGLRSFIQDADGVDAVIGCSATGRTRRVRAQYLAGCDGAGSVVRRELGIGLDDIELRLLAVRELGLRHLVPAAIRAFVGERKPPMDGRVYLIHFTSPDRALLERFGQVWRTQSPEGWTLISQNDRDTWTLHTPIGAGVNAEGIDPEQFLFARLGMRFDCRIILANAWRPRLSLADSYGRGRVWLAGDAAHQVVPAGGYGMNTGVGDAAGLGWALAAVLQGWGGRDLLPAYGIERRAVAIRNRKASARHTLVRLAIGTAYRRAVHDQGWSGDRSRHRLGREILDLGNLENEADGIEFGYRYDSSPIICTEPQPPTVDLPHRYTPGTRPGARPPSVFLPDGTALFDMFGLGFTLLRFNDNLDVRAWVTAAADRGMPLTVRDVRDEHTRRLYERDLVLIRPDHHVAWRGTASPERPDRILDRVRGADPAGTKGLRLVESVSRIRKSGTVIPITRTMEGSP